From a single Aggregatilinea lenta genomic region:
- a CDS encoding DUF429 domain-containing protein, with protein sequence MFVVGVDGCRAGWFAARWDETDDWDVRVFPTIDDLWQAYKGAGLIVIDIPIGLPGEAAHQRTCDVETRRLLRPHRSSSVFPSPTREALEAASYEDACMINEQLTGKKLSKQAWAIAPKIREVDQLLRRNPRARAVVRESHPELCFWAFNGGQALPDSKRTEDGQRRREMLLAGLIPDVRVILRVAQARYGRQAATTDDMLDALALAVTARLGHNALRTVPGEPPQDAHWLPMEMVYWSPEPALAESGV encoded by the coding sequence ATGTTCGTTGTGGGCGTAGATGGATGCCGGGCAGGCTGGTTCGCCGCGCGGTGGGATGAAACTGACGACTGGGACGTCCGCGTATTCCCCACGATCGACGATCTGTGGCAGGCGTACAAGGGTGCCGGGCTGATCGTGATCGACATTCCGATCGGGCTGCCGGGCGAAGCCGCCCACCAGCGTACGTGTGACGTCGAAACGCGGCGGCTGCTCCGCCCGCACCGCAGCAGCAGCGTCTTCCCGTCGCCCACGCGTGAAGCGCTGGAAGCGGCCAGCTACGAAGACGCGTGCATGATCAACGAGCAGCTTACTGGCAAGAAGCTGTCGAAGCAGGCGTGGGCCATCGCGCCCAAGATCCGCGAGGTGGACCAGCTTTTACGCCGCAATCCGCGCGCGCGGGCGGTCGTGCGCGAAAGTCATCCGGAGTTGTGCTTCTGGGCTTTCAACGGCGGCCAGGCGCTGCCAGACTCCAAACGGACCGAGGACGGCCAGCGCAGGCGCGAAATGCTGTTGGCCGGGCTGATACCGGATGTGCGAGTGATCCTGCGGGTGGCGCAGGCGCGCTATGGGCGGCAGGCCGCGACCACAGACGATATGCTGGACGCGCTGGCGTTGGCGGTTACTGCGCGGCTGGGTCACAATGCGCTGCGCACGGTTCCCGGCGAGCCGCCGCAGGACGCGCACTGGCTGCCGATGGAGATGGTCTACTGGTCGCCTGAACCGGCGCTGGCCGAATCCGGGGTGTAG
- a CDS encoding LysM peptidoglycan-binding domain-containing protein codes for MPTCNQIPLKRFMLAGLLLVALVAGGVASPRGAFAQDNPNLLTNGSLENPYYGQAAATQTAPQGWTLWVGAGSPEAFPHNDPVQVLNGSVSWNIHQGYVAFTVAGYQRVSGLSQGDALELSAYGWAYTCNDTTTSCVIPEAPYRRSDTAAGVSMKVGIDPTGGTDPYAGTVQWSGAAAPYDQWARMAVSAAAQGDTVTVFLFATQQAGLALNNVYWDNASLVRTNGVTVNASGTPVAAAPEQQAVFSAAQPPQADGSIVHTVQQGDTLSGIAYAYSQYGVTIQTIAELDPVIEPNTRFLTVGQKIQILPPGSVDPETGELLGPGQTLPSASASGTPGTAATQAPSANNPDAQSTRIPTPTPISAQPATPTPAPQVTAAPTAIRSLGWLPPLPTPLPPPVSMAVPSEQGETTTTSRTLPLGLNPSDDEVAAEVTEDVTEAAAQGAAVALAPTATATIPLEAAVATATPQIPTASATPQITLVDAVQPSPTPQAVAANASGTVCVTLYEDANRNLIRDADEVTLPQGDVSIDGDTGSTGSQPYTQAADPLCVEVQPGRYTVAATVPDGYELTTSAAVPVEVGSGRDVLVMFGGAADAQPTAVAQAASSADHAASDTDTAASPATDDTTRQKKPLADSISDNIGLILIGLAGILVVGSGTLFLVLRRPER; via the coding sequence TTGCCAACCTGTAACCAAATTCCACTGAAACGATTCATGCTCGCCGGGCTGCTGCTCGTCGCGCTGGTGGCCGGAGGTGTCGCATCGCCGCGCGGTGCCTTCGCCCAGGACAATCCGAACCTGCTGACCAACGGCAGCCTGGAAAACCCCTACTACGGCCAGGCCGCCGCGACCCAAACCGCGCCGCAGGGCTGGACGCTGTGGGTCGGGGCGGGCAGTCCCGAAGCCTTCCCGCACAACGACCCCGTCCAGGTGCTAAACGGCTCCGTCTCGTGGAACATTCACCAGGGCTACGTCGCATTCACGGTGGCGGGCTACCAGCGCGTGAGCGGTCTGAGCCAGGGCGACGCGCTGGAACTGAGCGCGTACGGATGGGCCTATACCTGCAATGATACGACGACCTCGTGCGTCATTCCCGAAGCGCCCTACCGCCGCTCCGACACGGCGGCGGGCGTCTCGATGAAGGTGGGCATCGATCCCACCGGCGGGACCGACCCCTACGCCGGGACCGTGCAGTGGTCCGGCGCGGCGGCCCCGTACGACCAGTGGGCGCGCATGGCCGTGAGCGCCGCCGCCCAGGGCGATACGGTTACTGTGTTCCTGTTCGCGACGCAGCAGGCCGGGCTGGCGCTGAACAACGTCTATTGGGACAACGCGTCGCTGGTGCGCACCAACGGCGTCACGGTTAACGCGTCCGGCACGCCGGTCGCCGCCGCGCCTGAGCAGCAGGCCGTATTCAGCGCCGCGCAGCCGCCGCAAGCGGACGGCAGCATCGTGCACACCGTCCAGCAGGGCGACACGCTGTCCGGCATCGCCTACGCCTATTCGCAGTACGGCGTGACGATCCAGACCATCGCGGAGCTGGATCCCGTCATCGAGCCGAACACGCGCTTCTTGACCGTCGGGCAGAAGATCCAGATCCTGCCGCCTGGCTCGGTCGACCCCGAAACGGGCGAGCTGCTCGGCCCTGGCCAGACCCTACCATCCGCGTCTGCGTCCGGCACGCCCGGCACCGCCGCGACGCAAGCGCCCTCGGCCAACAACCCGGACGCTCAGAGCACGCGCATCCCGACGCCCACGCCGATCAGCGCGCAGCCCGCGACGCCGACACCTGCCCCGCAGGTGACCGCCGCGCCGACCGCGATCCGCTCGCTGGGCTGGCTGCCGCCGCTGCCCACGCCGCTGCCGCCACCGGTGTCGATGGCGGTACCGTCCGAACAGGGCGAGACGACCACCACCAGCCGCACGCTGCCGCTGGGCCTGAATCCGTCTGACGACGAGGTCGCAGCCGAGGTCACGGAAGACGTCACCGAAGCCGCCGCACAGGGCGCGGCTGTCGCCCTCGCGCCGACCGCAACAGCGACGATCCCGCTCGAAGCGGCGGTCGCCACCGCTACGCCCCAGATTCCGACCGCCTCGGCTACGCCGCAGATCACGCTGGTGGACGCCGTGCAGCCCTCGCCCACGCCACAGGCCGTCGCCGCCAACGCGAGTGGCACCGTCTGCGTGACGCTGTACGAGGACGCAAACCGCAACCTGATCCGCGACGCCGACGAGGTGACGCTGCCGCAGGGCGACGTGAGCATCGACGGTGATACGGGCAGCACTGGCAGCCAGCCCTATACCCAGGCCGCCGATCCGCTGTGCGTCGAGGTGCAACCGGGACGTTACACCGTCGCTGCCACCGTGCCGGATGGCTACGAGCTGACGACCAGCGCGGCGGTCCCGGTCGAAGTGGGGAGCGGGCGCGACGTGCTGGTGATGTTCGGCGGCGCAGCAGATGCGCAGCCGACCGCCGTCGCGCAAGCCGCGTCGAGCGCAGATCATGCCGCCAGTGACACCGACACCGCTGCGTCCCCGGCTACCGACGACACCACGCGCCAGAAGAAGCCGCTCGCCGACAGCATCAGCGACAACATCGGCCTGATCCTGATTGGGCTGGCGGGTATTCTGGTGGTTGGCAGCGGCACACTGTTCCTGGTGCTGCGCCGCCCGGAACGGTAG
- a CDS encoding MFS transporter translates to MLKRGAAPGNMSIGGHDPYAALRYRDFRYLLIGRFVTSLGEQMLSFAIAWELWLRTGSTLALGLVGLAQVIPIVVFSLPAGHIADHHNRKRIVMIAQVLLMVCSLSLALLSYIEGPLSLIYLSLFGIGLARSFYTPATSTLLPQTVPPSVFTSAATWSSSAWQLAAIIGPAIAGVVVAWLNVVTEIYLFDALAGLTFLVLVTQIRGRELALSHTAATLDSLAEGLRFIRDTKVILAAITLDMFAVLFGGAVALLPVYATDILKVGSEGLGIMRAAPSIGALVMAISLAHLPPFRHAGRTLLMAVFGFGVATIVFGLSKTFWLSVLMLFALGALDNISVVIRATLMLTYTPDEMRGRTSSVNSIFISASNELGYFESGAVSALIGPVLAVVSGGIGTLLVVLSVALAWPAMRNLKTLDAPSSDKPDTSTETFVVAVPDIVPGDR, encoded by the coding sequence ATGCTCAAACGCGGAGCGGCCCCCGGTAACATGTCGATCGGCGGACACGATCCCTATGCCGCCCTGCGCTACCGGGACTTCCGATACCTGCTGATCGGGCGCTTCGTCACGTCCCTGGGCGAGCAGATGCTTTCGTTCGCCATCGCGTGGGAGCTGTGGCTGCGCACGGGCAGTACGCTGGCGCTGGGCCTCGTCGGGCTGGCCCAGGTGATCCCGATCGTCGTGTTTTCGCTCCCGGCGGGCCACATCGCGGACCATCACAACCGCAAGCGTATCGTGATGATCGCGCAGGTGCTGCTGATGGTGTGCTCGCTGTCGCTGGCGCTGCTGTCGTACATCGAAGGCCCGCTGAGTCTCATTTACCTGAGTCTGTTCGGCATCGGGCTGGCGCGCTCGTTCTATACCCCCGCTACCTCGACACTGCTGCCACAGACCGTGCCGCCGAGTGTGTTCACCAGCGCAGCCACGTGGAGCAGCAGTGCGTGGCAGCTCGCCGCGATCATCGGCCCGGCCATTGCGGGTGTGGTCGTCGCGTGGCTGAACGTCGTCACGGAGATTTACCTCTTCGACGCGCTGGCTGGCCTGACGTTCCTGGTGCTGGTGACGCAGATCCGGGGACGCGAGCTGGCGCTGTCGCACACCGCCGCCACGCTCGACTCGCTGGCCGAGGGCCTGCGTTTCATTCGTGACACGAAGGTCATCCTGGCAGCCATCACGCTCGACATGTTCGCGGTGCTGTTCGGCGGCGCGGTGGCTCTGCTGCCCGTGTATGCCACCGATATTTTGAAGGTCGGCTCCGAGGGCCTGGGCATCATGCGCGCCGCGCCGTCCATCGGGGCCCTGGTCATGGCGATCTCGCTGGCGCACCTGCCGCCTTTCCGGCACGCGGGACGCACGCTGCTGATGGCGGTCTTCGGGTTTGGTGTGGCAACCATCGTGTTCGGCCTGTCGAAGACGTTCTGGCTGTCGGTGCTGATGCTGTTCGCGCTCGGCGCGCTGGACAATATCAGCGTCGTGATCCGCGCGACCCTGATGCTCACCTACACCCCCGACGAAATGCGCGGGCGCACGTCCTCGGTCAACAGCATTTTCATCAGCGCCTCGAACGAACTGGGCTATTTCGAATCGGGCGCAGTCTCCGCGCTGATCGGCCCCGTGCTAGCCGTCGTTTCCGGCGGCATCGGCACGCTGCTCGTGGTACTGTCCGTCGCGCTGGCGTGGCCTGCCATGCGCAACCTGAAGACCCTCGATGCGCCAAGCTCCGACAAGCCGGACACGAGCACCGAGACGTTCGTCGTGGCCGTGCCGGACATCGTGCCCGGTGACCGGTAG
- a CDS encoding serine/threonine protein kinase has protein sequence MEDKLIGQTIEGYLVGPNIAAGGMGRIYQALDTKRDTTVAIKILLPEYARDENFQTRFWREAELMSTLRHPHIVPVYTYGEWGDYLYIVMQLVRGPSLEHILQRRQFSPLTAWQIVRPVTEALGFGHRYGVLHRDLKTGNILIERRGEGNYVFLTDFGLGKRPDFDTTLTAAGVSVGTPEYMAPEVAMGQPSDHRADLYSMGVVLYELLLGRLPFHDKSPQMTALAHVDKSVPRPRTIHTRFPRSLEALLLRALEKDPRLRFQSAVEMQQAYYESVKALEPAACRACYWIPLHANN, from the coding sequence GTGGAAGACAAGCTGATCGGGCAGACCATCGAAGGTTACCTTGTCGGGCCGAATATTGCCGCCGGGGGGATGGGCCGCATTTATCAGGCGCTCGACACCAAACGCGACACCACGGTTGCGATCAAGATTCTGCTGCCCGAATATGCCAGGGACGAAAACTTCCAGACCCGCTTCTGGCGCGAAGCGGAGTTGATGTCCACGCTGCGCCATCCGCACATCGTGCCAGTGTACACCTACGGCGAATGGGGCGACTACCTTTACATCGTCATGCAGCTCGTCAGGGGACCGTCGCTGGAGCACATCCTCCAACGCCGCCAGTTTTCGCCGCTGACCGCGTGGCAGATCGTGCGCCCGGTGACCGAGGCGCTCGGCTTCGGCCACCGTTACGGCGTGCTGCACCGCGATCTGAAAACCGGCAACATCCTGATCGAGCGGCGCGGCGAGGGCAACTACGTCTTCCTGACCGACTTTGGCCTGGGCAAGCGCCCGGACTTTGACACGACGCTGACCGCGGCGGGCGTGTCGGTCGGCACGCCGGAATACATGGCCCCCGAGGTGGCGATGGGCCAACCCTCCGATCACCGCGCGGACCTGTACTCGATGGGCGTGGTGCTGTACGAGCTGCTGCTGGGGCGGCTGCCGTTCCACGACAAAAGTCCGCAGATGACCGCGCTGGCGCACGTCGACAAGTCCGTGCCGCGCCCGCGCACGATCCACACGCGCTTCCCGCGCAGCCTGGAAGCGCTGCTGCTGCGCGCGCTCGAAAAAGACCCGCGTCTGCGCTTCCAATCCGCTGTCGAGATGCAGCAAGCGTACTACGAATCGGTCAAAGCGCTGGAGCCTGCCGCCTGCCGCGCCTGCTATTGGATCCCCCTGCACGCGAACAACTAG
- a CDS encoding GyrI-like domain-containing protein: MAKLDLKKVFKHLYAPSTKDVSIVDVPPLPFLMVDGSGNPNTAQSYADAVSALYSTAYTLKFMLKTRDAALDFAVMPLEGLWWADDMDAFGQGDKDQWQWTALIAQPDFVTAADVQAALGAARRKKTVAALDLVRFETLHEGPSAQILHVGSYADETANIARLHDWIAANGYMRSGKHHEIYLSDPSRTAPEKLRTVVRQPYREADSR; this comes from the coding sequence ATGGCGAAGCTCGACCTCAAGAAGGTTTTCAAGCACCTCTATGCGCCGTCCACAAAGGACGTGTCGATCGTGGACGTGCCGCCGTTGCCGTTCTTGATGGTGGATGGCAGCGGCAACCCGAACACGGCGCAGTCCTACGCGGACGCGGTATCGGCGCTGTACAGTACGGCGTATACGCTCAAGTTCATGCTGAAGACACGCGACGCGGCGCTGGACTTTGCGGTGATGCCGCTCGAAGGGCTGTGGTGGGCGGACGATATGGACGCGTTCGGCCAGGGGGACAAGGACCAGTGGCAGTGGACCGCCCTGATCGCCCAGCCGGACTTCGTCACGGCGGCGGACGTGCAGGCGGCGCTGGGCGCGGCGCGGCGCAAGAAGACTGTGGCCGCGCTGGACCTCGTGCGGTTCGAGACGCTCCACGAGGGGCCGAGCGCGCAGATCCTGCACGTAGGGTCGTACGCCGACGAGACGGCCAACATCGCGCGGCTGCATGACTGGATCGCGGCCAATGGGTACATGCGGTCCGGCAAGCACCACGAGATCTACCTGAGCGACCCATCCCGCACCGCGCCGGAGAAGCTGCGCACCGTCGTGCGCCAGCCGTATAGGGAAGCGGATAGCCGTTAG
- a CDS encoding slipin family protein, protein MEAVLIILLVVFVLLISGLRIAAEYERAVVFRLGRYKGIRGPGLFWIIPLNIERARIIDIRTTTVGVEPQETITKDSVTIRVNAVLWFRVVEPERAVIAVNDYRSAVYQVSLTTLRNIIGQHVLDEVLRERDQINDTLKSLIDTATEPWGIEVEMVEMKDVEIPESMQRAMAREAEAMREKRARLIKAEAELDASAKLSEASRQIAQNPAALELRRMQMISEVGAEQNTTTIIMMPSDFVTLAKSLSESLTQKKTQG, encoded by the coding sequence ATGGAGGCCGTGCTGATTATTCTCCTGGTCGTGTTTGTACTGCTCATTTCGGGGCTGCGCATCGCCGCCGAGTACGAGCGGGCGGTCGTGTTCCGCCTGGGGCGCTATAAGGGTATTCGCGGGCCGGGGCTGTTCTGGATCATCCCGCTGAACATCGAGCGCGCGCGGATCATTGACATCCGCACGACGACGGTCGGCGTGGAGCCGCAGGAAACGATCACCAAGGACAGCGTGACGATCCGCGTCAACGCGGTGCTGTGGTTCCGTGTGGTCGAGCCGGAGCGCGCCGTGATCGCGGTGAACGATTACCGCTCGGCGGTGTATCAGGTCTCCCTGACCACGCTGCGTAACATCATCGGGCAGCACGTGTTGGATGAGGTCCTGCGCGAGCGTGACCAGATCAACGATACGCTGAAGAGCCTGATCGACACGGCCACCGAACCGTGGGGTATCGAAGTCGAAATGGTCGAAATGAAAGACGTCGAGATCCCCGAATCGATGCAGCGCGCGATGGCCCGCGAGGCGGAAGCCATGCGCGAGAAGCGAGCACGCCTCATCAAGGCGGAAGCCGAGCTGGACGCGTCGGCCAAGCTGTCGGAGGCGTCGCGGCAGATCGCGCAGAATCCGGCGGCGCTGGAACTGCGGCGTATGCAGATGATCTCCGAAGTGGGCGCGGAGCAGAACACGACCACGATCATCATGATGCCGTCCGATTTTGTGACGCTGGCGAAGTCGCTGTCGGAGAGCCTGACGCAGAAGAAAACGCAGGGCTAA